The following are from one region of the Lytechinus variegatus isolate NC3 chromosome 4, Lvar_3.0, whole genome shotgun sequence genome:
- the LOC121413069 gene encoding 5-methyltetrahydropteroyltriglutamate--homocysteine methyltransferase-like: MGLGSQKCPLFERNWLNCEKPVKATVPGPMTIIGSTANAFYDDLKELSSDLVKVINAHIKNLVQAGCRHIQLDEPVMVRTPDIALDYGIDHASQCFDGIGGDVVKTVHLCCGYPLYLDQTDYPKADKDAYFMIADKLDQAGFDEVSLEDAHRRNDLSLFDHFKKSKIVLGSVAIARSRVESVEEIRSRLRDVLKHLPSADHLIVAPDCGLGFLPKDILRAKLNNMVEAASTMP; encoded by the exons ATGGGGCTTGGGTCGCAGAAGTGCCCACTATTCGAGAGAAACTGG CTAAACTGTGAGAAGCCTGTCAAAGCCACCGTACCTGGCCCAATGACCATCATTGGATCAACAGCTA ATGCTTTTTACGATGACCTGAAAGAGCTCAGTTCTGACCTGGTGAAAGTTATCAATGCACACATCAAGAACCTAGTACAAGCAG GATGCCGTCACATCCAGCTTGATGAGCCAGTCATGGTGAGAACCCCGGACATCGCGCTAGACTACGGTATTGATCATGCGTCACAATGCTTTGATGGTATCGGGGGAGACGTCGTGAAAACTGTCCATCTTTGCTGTGGATATCCACTTTACCTG GATCAAACTGATTATCCAAAGGCTGATAAAGATGCTTACTTTATGATTGCCGATAAATTAGACCAGGCTGGTTTTGATGAGG TTTCTCTGGAAGACGCACACCGTCGAAACGACCTGTCCTTGTTCGATCACTTCAAAAAGAGCAAAATCGTCCTTGGGTCTGTCGCCATCGCACGAAGTCGTGTTGAAAGTGTTGAAGAAATCCGATCACGGCTACGAGATGTTTTAAAGCACCTGCCCTCTGCAGATCATCTAATTGTGGCACCAGATTGTGGTTTGGGTTTCTTACCCAAGGATATTCTGCGAGCAAAGCTTAATAACATGGTGGAAGCAGCATCGACAATGCCCTAG